Proteins co-encoded in one Candidatus Paceibacterota bacterium genomic window:
- a CDS encoding PAS domain-containing sensor histidine kinase — protein sequence MKKKNKKHLLPRLKADVEDLERYIEEFSLFLPLAVFILNPKSIFIDANKSALKLCGYNDYEIIGEKIEFLFKDKKKARIFFRKVSKEKKRAETEMILLDKKNRQVPVNISLAPRMDDDGDIVGFFMAVSDITESKKFQENLENKVKERTKDLEKARVNLAETLEQTRKAKEIAEEEESKTKAILFGMDDGLIFFDKENKLALMNTFAKNLLGFKQFNALSSSFSELSRNRRFKAVADAIGPGLKKVFRKPVVFEGEDATEISTFAVGSGRKRIGRLVVFHDVARERAMDKIKSEFISVAAHQLRTPLSSVKWVLKMILDGDFGDITPKQKEFIGRGYASNERMIQLVNDLLDVSRIEEGQFGFKFTSEDFNNFSAVVASNFRDAAERSGVKLTINVGKTPLFFSFDVQRMEVVLSNLLDNAIRYTSSGGEVSFSVSAGEKGVIVSVRDTGVGIPEKQKSRVFTKFFRGDNVVRMQTEGTGLGLYLSKNITEKHGGKISFESEEGKGTVFNVFLPFKTKYSS from the coding sequence ATGAAAAAAAAGAATAAAAAACATCTCCTTCCCCGGCTTAAGGCCGACGTGGAAGATCTTGAAAGATACATAGAAGAATTTTCGCTGTTTTTGCCGCTTGCTGTTTTTATCCTCAATCCTAAAAGCATCTTCATCGACGCGAATAAATCGGCGCTGAAGCTTTGCGGGTACAATGACTACGAAATAATCGGAGAAAAAATAGAATTTCTTTTTAAGGATAAAAAGAAAGCCAGAATTTTTTTCAGGAAAGTTTCAAAAGAGAAAAAACGCGCCGAAACGGAGATGATTCTTTTGGACAAAAAAAACCGGCAAGTACCGGTGAATATTTCCCTCGCGCCCAGGATGGATGACGACGGAGATATCGTGGGTTTTTTTATGGCGGTATCCGATATAACCGAGAGCAAAAAATTTCAGGAAAATCTTGAAAATAAAGTAAAAGAAAGGACAAAAGACCTCGAAAAAGCGCGGGTGAACCTGGCGGAAACACTGGAGCAAACTCGGAAAGCCAAAGAAATTGCCGAAGAAGAAGAAAGTAAAACAAAAGCTATCTTGTTCGGTATGGACGACGGGCTTATTTTTTTCGACAAAGAAAACAAGCTCGCTCTTATGAATACGTTCGCTAAAAATCTTCTGGGCTTTAAGCAATTTAATGCTTTGTCGTCTTCTTTTTCCGAATTGTCCAGAAACCGGCGTTTCAAGGCTGTTGCCGACGCGATAGGTCCCGGATTAAAAAAGGTTTTTCGCAAACCTGTTGTGTTTGAAGGCGAAGACGCTACGGAAATTTCAACCTTTGCGGTAGGAAGCGGCCGTAAGCGGATAGGTCGCCTTGTTGTTTTCCATGATGTTGCGAGAGAAAGAGCCATGGATAAAATAAAATCCGAATTTATTTCCGTTGCGGCTCACCAACTAAGAACGCCACTCTCTTCCGTTAAATGGGTTTTAAAAATGATTCTGGACGGTGATTTCGGAGATATTACTCCCAAGCAGAAAGAATTTATCGGAAGAGGTTATGCTTCAAACGAAAGGATGATACAGCTGGTTAACGATCTTCTGGACGTAAGTCGCATAGAAGAAGGCCAATTCGGTTTCAAGTTTACGTCGGAAGACTTTAACAATTTTTCGGCTGTTGTCGCGTCCAATTTCAGGGATGCCGCTGAAAGAAGCGGAGTTAAACTAACTATAAATGTCGGAAAAACCCCTTTGTTTTTTTCTTTTGACGTTCAGCGCATGGAAGTTGTTTTGTCTAACCTTTTAGATAACGCGATAAGATACACTTCTTCCGGAGGAGAAGTGTCTTTTTCGGTTAGCGCCGGAGAAAAGGGTGTAATTGTCTCGGTCAGAGATACTGGCGTTGGGATACCGGAAAAACAAAAAAGTCGGGTTTTTACCAAGTTTTTCCGCGGAGATAATGTCGTCAGGATGCAAACCGAAGGCACCGGGCTGGGTCTTTATCTTTCCAAAAACATAACAGAAAAACACGGAGGAAAGATAAGTTTCGAGTCCGAAGAAGGAAAAGGAACGGTTTTTAACGTGTTTTTGCCTTTTAAAACGAAATACTCTTCTTGA
- a CDS encoding response regulator, whose product MDRKKIVVIEDEKTLLVAIKSKLKMEGYDVFSAEDGLDGENMVKEIKPDMVLLDILLPSKNGLDILEDLRKEGFNLPVVIISNSGQPVEVDRALKLGAADYLIKADFNPSDVLQKVEKVIGPGEKFIGGNIETEHLKDNVLREEKTVLVIEDDQFLREVVVQKLKREGFDVLSAIDANEAFLRIKEKKPGIMLLDLILPGIDGFEFLSQIKKNPETNKIPVIVLSNLGQKEDVDRAREAGAADYLVKANYTPGEIAKKIREVLKEKYI is encoded by the coding sequence ATGGACCGTAAAAAAATTGTAGTGATTGAGGACGAAAAGACTCTTCTTGTCGCGATTAAATCAAAACTTAAGATGGAAGGATACGATGTTTTTTCCGCCGAAGACGGGCTTGATGGAGAAAACATGGTAAAAGAGATCAAACCCGACATGGTCTTGCTGGATATTCTGCTTCCTTCAAAAAACGGACTTGATATTTTGGAAGATCTGAGAAAAGAGGGCTTTAATTTGCCGGTTGTCATAATTTCAAATTCCGGTCAGCCTGTAGAAGTGGACAGGGCTTTAAAACTTGGAGCGGCGGACTATTTGATAAAAGCCGATTTTAATCCGTCTGATGTTTTGCAAAAGGTGGAAAAAGTGATAGGCCCCGGAGAAAAATTTATCGGTGGAAATATTGAAACAGAACACCTGAAAGACAACGTATTAAGAGAAGAAAAAACCGTTTTAGTTATTGAAGACGACCAATTCTTGAGAGAAGTCGTTGTTCAAAAATTAAAAAGAGAAGGTTTTGATGTCCTTTCCGCCATAGACGCGAACGAAGCGTTTTTGCGGATAAAAGAAAAAAAACCGGGAATTATGCTTTTAGATTTGATTCTTCCCGGCATCGACGGATTTGAATTTTTAAGCCAGATCAAAAAAAATCCGGAAACGAACAAAATCCCCGTGATTGTTTTAAGCAATTTGGGACAAAAAGAAGACGTGGACAGGGCGCGGGAAGCCGGAGCGGCGGATTATCTTGTAAAAGCCAATTATACCCCGGGAGAAATAGCCAAAAAAATCAGAGAGGTGCTTAAAGAAAAATATATTTAG
- the rpsT gene encoding 30S ribosomal protein S20, which produces MPITKSAKKALRQSLKRKNANRKKKEALKGKIKDIKKLLSQDKKGEALNLLPEAYKAIDKAVKTGVIKKNLAARKKSGLAKKVSSK; this is translated from the coding sequence ATGCCAATAACCAAATCAGCCAAAAAAGCTTTAAGGCAATCTCTAAAAAGAAAAAACGCGAACAGAAAAAAGAAAGAAGCGTTAAAAGGAAAAATTAAAGACATTAAAAAACTCCTTTCTCAAGATAAAAAAGGGGAAGCGTTGAATTTGCTTCCCGAAGCGTACAAAGCCATAGACAAAGCCGTAAAAACCGGAGTTATAAAGAAAAATCTGGCGGCAAGAAAAAAATCCGGCTTGGCCAAAAAAGTTTCCTCTAAATAA
- the ruvA gene encoding Holliday junction branch migration protein RuvA, which yields MIARIEGEVVFKAQRFVVLETAGVGYKIFISMETLSGIPATGEKFILWIHTHVREDDISLYGFLNYSELEFFEQLIQISGIGPKSALAVLSVAPLDVLKKAIGSGEISYLTKVSGIGKKLAEKIILELKDKLSASGVLIKDGSFVEGEYAVEALKSLGYSLRESREAVMKVGQDIKGTENIVREALRNINKN from the coding sequence ATGATTGCAAGAATTGAAGGCGAAGTTGTTTTTAAGGCGCAAAGATTCGTTGTTTTAGAAACGGCGGGCGTGGGCTACAAGATTTTTATTTCCATGGAAACGCTTTCTGGTATTCCGGCGACGGGAGAGAAATTCATTTTGTGGATTCATACTCATGTCCGCGAGGACGACATTAGTCTTTACGGATTTCTTAATTACTCGGAATTGGAATTTTTCGAACAGCTTATCCAAATATCAGGAATAGGTCCGAAAAGCGCGCTGGCTGTTTTATCCGTGGCGCCGCTCGATGTTTTGAAAAAAGCCATCGGTTCCGGAGAAATTTCATATTTGACCAAAGTTTCCGGAATCGGCAAAAAATTGGCGGAGAAAATAATATTGGAATTGAAAGACAAACTTTCCGCCTCTGGAGTTTTGATAAAAGACGGGTCTTTTGTCGAAGGAGAATACGCCGTTGAAGCGCTGAAGTCTCTCGGGTATTCGCTTAGGGAAAGCCGCGAAGCGGTGATGAAAGTTGGCCAGGATATTAAAGGAACGGAAAATATTGTAAGAGAAGCGCTGAGAAATATTAACAAAAATTGA
- the murE gene encoding UDP-N-acetylmuramyl-tripeptide synthetase: protein MTLETFFVFLKRFIPRKLFVFFQPVYHRLLAFFAALIYCFPSRKIFVVGVTGTKGKTTVLEIINAILEQAGFKTALMSTLRFKVGDEEERNELKMTMPGRFFVQKFLRKAAKGGCEYALLEMTSQGVSQSRHKFIALDSMIFTNLAAEHIESHGSFEKYREAKVELFKALQKSRKKKKVLVLNKDDENIKYFLPFKAEERWAYGIEGRGFEENGLGEDFKKLYVSKFILRENGIDFEIGEKSFSSKLLGEFNLYNLLAAVSFALSQSVGESVIKKAVEKFSGVSGRVEFINEGQDFKIVVDYAHTPDSLQKLYEVFQASRRICVLGATGGGRDKWKRIEFGRIAAANCDEIILTNEDPYDENPAEIISNIAMGIESPFKYKIMADRRDAIREALRTAKKGDTVLITGKGTDPFIMGPNGSKIRWDDRDVAREEIGKILNSKQE, encoded by the coding sequence ATGACGCTTGAAACATTTTTTGTTTTTCTGAAAAGATTTATTCCCCGAAAATTATTTGTTTTTTTTCAGCCGGTTTACCACCGGCTCCTCGCTTTTTTTGCCGCTTTAATTTATTGTTTTCCCTCCCGCAAGATTTTTGTCGTTGGAGTGACCGGCACAAAAGGAAAAACAACAGTGCTGGAAATAATAAACGCTATCCTGGAACAAGCCGGTTTTAAAACAGCTTTGATGTCTACTTTGCGTTTTAAAGTCGGAGATGAGGAAGAAAGAAATGAATTAAAGATGACAATGCCGGGAAGATTTTTCGTGCAAAAATTTTTACGCAAGGCGGCAAAAGGCGGCTGTGAGTATGCCCTTCTGGAAATGACATCACAGGGCGTCTCCCAGTCCAGGCATAAATTTATCGCCCTTGATTCCATGATTTTTACCAATCTGGCGGCGGAGCATATCGAATCGCACGGTTCTTTCGAAAAATACCGCGAAGCGAAAGTGGAGCTTTTTAAAGCGCTTCAGAAATCGCGGAAAAAGAAAAAGGTTTTGGTTTTAAACAAGGACGATGAAAATATAAAATATTTTCTTCCGTTCAAGGCGGAAGAGAGATGGGCTTATGGGATAGAAGGACGCGGGTTTGAAGAAAACGGTTTGGGTGAAGATTTTAAAAAACTTTATGTTTCAAAATTTATTTTGAGGGAAAACGGAATCGATTTTGAAATTGGAGAAAAAAGTTTCAGTTCAAAACTTTTAGGCGAATTCAATTTGTATAATTTATTGGCTGCGGTTTCCTTCGCCTTGTCTCAGTCCGTCGGAGAGTCCGTGATTAAAAAAGCCGTTGAAAAATTTTCAGGAGTTTCCGGCCGCGTTGAATTTATTAATGAAGGTCAGGATTTTAAAATTGTCGTCGACTACGCGCATACCCCGGACTCTCTTCAAAAGCTTTATGAAGTTTTTCAGGCCTCGCGCCGCATTTGTGTTTTGGGTGCCACCGGCGGCGGCCGCGACAAATGGAAAAGAATTGAATTCGGCCGTATCGCTGCCGCTAATTGCGATGAAATAATACTTACAAACGAAGATCCTTATGATGAAAACCCGGCGGAAATAATAAGCAACATTGCCATGGGAATAGAATCTCCTTTTAAATACAAAATAATGGCCGATCGCAGGGATGCCATCCGGGAAGCGCTTCGTACGGCTAAAAAAGGCGACACAGTTTTGATTACCGGAAAAGGAACCGACCCTTTCATAATGGGACCTAATGGGTCTAAAATTCGTTGGGACGACAGGGATGTGGCAAGAGAAGAAATCGGGAAAATTTTGAATTCTAAACAGGAATAA
- the mutM gene encoding bifunctional DNA-formamidopyrimidine glycosylase/DNA-(apurinic or apyrimidinic site) lyase, with translation MPELPEVQTIINDLRKVLPGLKIFGVWTDFPKMIKHPASSFLFEKKLIRSKFLKVERRGKNILFYLSGGKTLLIHQKMTGHLMYGKWRMEKNKWLSVDKGPLLEDPQNRFIHLVFELSNKKQLALSDVRKFSKVLIWKTSDLENLKDIKNIGVDPVSADFTIKTLEKIFKNKKGKIRDVLMNQEIISGIGNIYASEILWEAGLHPFCEVSRFNKKDFVKLRASIKKILNQAIKSRGDSIIDYRDLYGRKGGYQHKHKAYQMEGKKCAKKDGGIIKRIKVKGRSAFYCPVHQKL, from the coding sequence ATGCCCGAGCTTCCGGAAGTCCAGACAATAATAAATGATCTCAGAAAAGTTTTACCCGGATTAAAAATTTTCGGTGTTTGGACCGATTTTCCGAAAATGATTAAACATCCGGCAAGCTCCTTTCTTTTCGAGAAAAAATTAATTCGAAGTAAATTTCTAAAAGTTGAACGGCGCGGAAAAAATATTTTATTTTATCTTTCCGGCGGAAAAACTTTGCTTATTCATCAAAAAATGACCGGCCATTTGATGTATGGGAAATGGCGGATGGAAAAGAATAAGTGGTTAAGCGTTGATAAAGGGCCTTTGCTGGAAGATCCTCAAAATCGATTTATACATCTTGTTTTTGAATTATCGAATAAAAAACAGCTTGCCCTTTCCGATGTCAGAAAATTCTCCAAGGTTTTGATATGGAAAACCAGCGACCTTGAAAATTTAAAAGACATAAAAAATATCGGAGTTGATCCTGTCTCTGCGGATTTTACCATAAAAACTCTTGAAAAAATTTTTAAAAATAAAAAAGGAAAGATAAGAGACGTTTTAATGAATCAAGAAATAATCTCGGGAATTGGAAATATTTACGCGAGTGAAATTTTATGGGAGGCCGGGTTGCACCCGTTTTGCGAAGTTTCAAGATTCAACAAAAAAGATTTTGTGAAACTGCGCGCTTCCATTAAAAAAATTTTAAACCAGGCCATAAAATCGCGGGGAGATTCCATTATAGATTATCGCGATCTTTACGGCAGAAAAGGAGGATATCAGCACAAACATAAAGCGTATCAAATGGAAGGCAAAAAATGCGCGAAAAAAGACGGCGGCATCATCAAAAGAATAAAGGTCAAAGGCCGTTCCGCGTTTTATTGCCCCGTGCATCAAAAATTATAA
- a CDS encoding TrmH family RNA methyltransferase, which translates to MKKIFLILHNIRSLHNVGSIFRTADTAGVSKMYLTGYTPAPLDIFGKTRKEIVKTALGAEKYVAWEKQKNIGRLIIKLKNNGVFVSAVEQSKNSIDYREFGSVRADRIKFPAALILGNEVRGLSEQILKKCDAVIEIPVKGKMVRQAGHPKNRSLRQRRGKESLNVAVAAGIILFKILEN; encoded by the coding sequence ATGAAAAAAATCTTTCTCATCCTTCACAACATCCGGTCGCTTCATAATGTCGGGTCTATTTTCAGAACCGCCGATACTGCCGGAGTATCAAAAATGTATCTTACCGGCTATACTCCGGCTCCTTTGGATATTTTCGGAAAGACCCGGAAAGAAATCGTCAAAACCGCGCTCGGCGCGGAAAAATACGTTGCCTGGGAAAAACAAAAAAACATCGGGAGATTAATAATAAAATTAAAAAACAACGGAGTTTTTGTCTCCGCCGTTGAACAAAGTAAAAATTCTATTGATTACAGAGAATTCGGTTCTGTCCGCGCGGACAGAATAAAATTTCCCGCCGCTTTAATTTTGGGAAACGAAGTTCGCGGACTCTCGGAACAAATTCTTAAAAAATGCGACGCCGTAATAGAAATACCGGTAAAAGGGAAGATGGTTCGGCAAGCCGGTCATCCTAAAAATCGGAGCCTCAGGCAACGCCGCGGAAAAGAATCTCTGAACGTGGCGGTCGCCGCAGGAATAATACTTTTTAAAATTTTAGAAAACTAA
- a CDS encoding ribonuclease H-like YkuK family protein, with protein sequence METKFYNSTIKKRIGFDEVIEEIKSYVNEKPADRYQVTVGSDSPGIKNTFFVTAITVLRVGNGGRYFWTKTGRIFCHTLQERIYKEAMLSITLTQELKSRLKETLGEEFFWPVSADGSAPPGGVNNQITVHIDVGQNGPTKDFVEGVIGMVKGHGLEPVIKPFSFCACSVADRHT encoded by the coding sequence ATGGAAACGAAATTCTACAACAGCACCATAAAAAAACGGATAGGATTCGACGAAGTCATCGAGGAAATAAAATCGTATGTAAATGAAAAACCGGCTGACCGTTATCAGGTAACCGTTGGTTCGGATTCTCCCGGAATAAAAAACACTTTTTTTGTTACGGCGATAACGGTTTTACGGGTAGGGAACGGAGGCAGATATTTTTGGACGAAAACAGGAAGAATTTTTTGCCACACTTTACAGGAAAGAATTTACAAGGAAGCGATGCTTTCAATAACATTAACGCAAGAACTGAAAAGCCGGCTTAAAGAAACCCTTGGAGAAGAATTTTTCTGGCCGGTCTCCGCAGACGGATCCGCGCCGCCTGGCGGAGTAAACAACCAGATAACCGTGCACATAGACGTAGGACAGAATGGACCGACAAAGGATTTTGTGGAAGGAGTAATAGGCATGGTAAAAGGCCACGGTCTTGAACCGGTGATAAAACCTTTTTCTTTTTGCGCATGTTCGGTCGCGGACAGGCATACATGA
- a CDS encoding DoxX family protein — MLSVFPELLKYQELSPLFLRLALAVMFFGTGRAKILTEFVQTANVFKAAGFKREKLWVYLTGLLEIASATMFALGIFTQIACVLAVLITLFMIVKIKRGAGFIGGWDFDFLVLAAALSILVSGPGIFSFDLPL, encoded by the coding sequence ATGCTAAGCGTTTTTCCGGAACTCCTAAAATACCAGGAGTTGTCGCCTCTTTTTTTAAGATTGGCGCTTGCAGTGATGTTTTTCGGAACCGGCCGCGCTAAAATCCTTACGGAATTCGTACAAACAGCCAATGTTTTTAAAGCGGCAGGATTTAAACGCGAAAAATTATGGGTTTATTTGACGGGTCTTCTGGAAATCGCTTCCGCCACAATGTTCGCGTTAGGAATTTTTACGCAAATAGCCTGCGTCCTCGCTGTCTTAATAACTCTTTTTATGATTGTAAAAATAAAAAGAGGGGCGGGATTTATCGGCGGTTGGGATTTTGATTTTCTTGTGCTGGCGGCGGCTTTATCAATTTTAGTTTCAGGCCCGGGAATTTTTTCTTTTGACTTACCATTGTAA
- the pilM gene encoding type IV pilus assembly protein PilM yields MKLFSKFFPLPHYLRVPVVGLDISDRSIKYAELDSRGGLLALKKFGKKTIEKGIIEKGVILDKVKLVEQLKNVARDLDNKNTAIALPEEKAFLKLIHLPFIEDSQVRGSVEVQIEEIVPLPSSEVVFDFEIIGRFPEKNRLDVVLSVFPSKIAEDYAEVLDEADLSPFAFEVESQSVFRSLVSALDGKATMVIDFGKTRTSFFVGENGCVKFCSTVAVAGESMDSALSKAMNINVFEAEKEKKNIVFRANGESAALSAVLPAISVLKDEAKRVLSYWQTHASDQGFENIDIEKILLCGGDANMPGLTDYFSHELKRTVENGNPWINITSLKEYVPEMERRESLLYATALGLSLRSFYHD; encoded by the coding sequence ATGAAATTGTTTTCTAAATTTTTTCCGCTCCCCCATTATCTGCGCGTGCCGGTAGTCGGTCTTGATATTTCCGACAGAAGCATCAAATATGCGGAATTGGATAGCCGCGGCGGGTTGCTTGCGCTTAAAAAGTTCGGGAAGAAAACAATAGAAAAAGGCATAATAGAAAAAGGCGTTATTTTGGATAAAGTAAAACTTGTTGAACAGCTGAAAAACGTGGCGCGGGATCTGGACAATAAAAATACGGCCATTGCTCTCCCCGAAGAAAAAGCGTTTTTGAAACTGATACACCTTCCTTTTATCGAAGACAGCCAAGTCAGGGGGAGCGTTGAAGTCCAGATTGAAGAAATAGTCCCCCTTCCTTCAAGCGAAGTTGTTTTTGATTTTGAAATAATAGGGCGTTTCCCGGAAAAAAATCGTCTGGATGTCGTGTTAAGTGTTTTTCCTTCCAAGATTGCCGAAGACTATGCCGAAGTTTTGGACGAAGCGGACCTTTCTCCTTTTGCGTTTGAGGTGGAAAGCCAATCGGTTTTTCGCTCTTTGGTCAGCGCTCTTGATGGCAAAGCGACAATGGTTATTGATTTTGGCAAAACAAGAACGAGTTTTTTTGTCGGAGAAAACGGATGCGTTAAATTCTGCTCAACGGTGGCGGTCGCAGGGGAAAGCATGGACAGCGCTCTTTCCAAGGCCATGAACATAAATGTCTTTGAAGCCGAGAAAGAAAAAAAGAATATAGTCTTCAGGGCTAACGGAGAAAGTGCGGCGTTGTCCGCGGTTTTGCCTGCAATTTCGGTTTTAAAGGACGAAGCAAAAAGAGTTTTGAGTTATTGGCAGACTCACGCTTCCGACCAGGGTTTTGAAAATATTGACATAGAAAAAATTCTTCTTTGCGGAGGAGACGCAAATATGCCCGGACTTACGGATTATTTTTCTCATGAGCTAAAACGAACGGTAGAAAACGGCAATCCGTGGATCAATATAACTTCACTTAAGGAGTATGTTCCCGAGATGGAAAGAAGAGAATCTCTTTTGTACGCGACGGCGCTGGGGCTTTCCTTGAGGTCTTTTTACCATGATTAA
- a CDS encoding helix-turn-helix domain-containing protein translates to MIKEQIIKVGSLLKQAGFLDKEISVFLALLEIGRGKVSEISRKAGINRTTGYVILDGLANKGLVGISGKEPKQEYMAESPEKLVNFLNNKARKQKFIADEVNKILPELMTTYNIGDRPKVRFYEGIEGLKQVYEDTLTASKSIVAYATFDDMHKTLPNYFPDYYKRRAKKGIFARGIAPDTPLARERMKLGKEEARDLALVPVDKYNFSPEIDIYDNKIMIASWREKLGIIIESGEIADAMKKIFELAWLQAKNMGKLE, encoded by the coding sequence ATGATCAAAGAACAAATAATTAAAGTAGGGAGTCTGCTAAAGCAAGCGGGTTTCTTAGACAAAGAAATATCTGTTTTTCTGGCTCTTTTGGAAATTGGGAGAGGAAAAGTTTCGGAAATTTCGCGAAAAGCCGGAATCAACAGAACAACAGGATATGTGATTCTTGACGGCTTGGCCAATAAAGGGCTAGTCGGCATTTCGGGCAAAGAACCCAAACAAGAATATATGGCGGAGTCTCCGGAAAAATTAGTGAACTTTCTGAACAATAAAGCAAGAAAACAAAAATTTATTGCCGACGAAGTTAACAAAATACTTCCGGAGCTTATGACAACATACAATATAGGAGATCGGCCAAAGGTACGTTTTTATGAAGGAATTGAAGGGCTAAAGCAAGTTTACGAAGACACTCTTACCGCTTCTAAATCAATTGTCGCGTACGCGACTTTTGACGATATGCACAAAACTCTGCCCAATTATTTCCCGGATTATTATAAACGTCGAGCCAAAAAAGGGATTTTTGCCCGAGGAATTGCTCCGGATACGCCGCTTGCCCGCGAACGCATGAAACTGGGGAAAGAAGAAGCTCGTGATTTGGCTTTGGTCCCCGTTGATAAATATAATTTTTCGCCTGAAATAGATATCTACGACAATAAAATTATGATTGCTTCTTGGAGAGAGAAACTTGGAATTATTATAGAGTCCGGAGAGATTGCCGACGCGATGAAAAAAATTTTTGAATTGGCATGGTTGCAGGCTAAAAACATGGGCAAGCTTGAATAA
- a CDS encoding radical SAM protein encodes MGKPIFSIKEISDLFLPYILAGELPSRKTFGNNFINGVKHWWFPKADIQESYASDRLKILDLEFGDICGLRCEYCFRADDERDISLSKNLTLDEWKNLIDQAFLMGVEAVKLIGAGEFFEDGRFMDAFRYLTEKGIKAVLFTAGYVLADEKKTIKLHGMTPDEIIDYLYKNGHSVFIKGDSFKPEVMDAMVHRKNFSDKRNIVLKKLLERGFTDESPTRLGLEVQANIHNFTELLDIDKLKYYLNIYSDMVTSMPCGIFNLRKETGRSIDLSLDQKFELYKAIYRQNIDFDIPFGGIFPFIGGLKCSQLGNGLYINVKGDVYACPGCFEKLGNIKGGNDTLKTVWNSHQERAVFQKDDYICPPRENAGITPTFLYEEIARNISERSGRGKD; translated from the coding sequence ATGGGAAAGCCGATTTTTAGCATCAAGGAAATTTCTGATTTGTTTCTGCCTTACATTCTAGCTGGGGAATTGCCTTCAAGAAAAACTTTTGGCAATAATTTTATTAACGGAGTAAAACATTGGTGGTTCCCCAAGGCGGATATCCAGGAAAGTTATGCTTCCGACCGTTTGAAAATTTTGGATCTTGAATTTGGCGACATCTGCGGTTTGCGTTGCGAATATTGTTTTAGGGCCGATGACGAGAGAGACATAAGTTTGTCCAAGAACCTTACTTTGGATGAATGGAAAAATCTGATAGACCAAGCGTTTCTTATGGGAGTTGAAGCAGTGAAGCTTATAGGCGCCGGAGAATTTTTTGAAGACGGAAGATTTATGGACGCTTTCAGATATTTAACCGAAAAAGGGATAAAGGCGGTGCTGTTTACGGCCGGATATGTATTGGCTGATGAAAAAAAGACTATAAAACTGCACGGAATGACCCCGGACGAAATAATTGATTATCTTTATAAAAATGGCCATTCGGTTTTTATCAAAGGCGATAGTTTCAAACCTGAAGTTATGGATGCCATGGTGCACAGAAAAAATTTCAGCGACAAGAGAAATATAGTATTAAAGAAATTGCTGGAAAGAGGTTTTACTGATGAAAGCCCCACCAGGCTCGGGCTTGAAGTGCAAGCCAATATCCATAATTTTACCGAACTTTTGGATATTGATAAATTGAAATATTACCTGAACATTTATTCCGATATGGTAACTTCAATGCCTTGCGGTATCTTTAACCTAAGAAAAGAAACCGGCCGGTCAATAGATTTGTCGTTAGATCAAAAATTCGAATTGTATAAAGCCATTTACCGGCAAAATATTGATTTTGACATTCCTTTTGGCGGCATCTTCCCCTTTATCGGAGGTCTAAAATGCAGCCAGCTGGGGAATGGTCTTTACATCAATGTTAAAGGAGATGTTTATGCCTGTCCCGGGTGCTTTGAAAAGCTGGGAAATATTAAGGGAGGAAACGATACTTTAAAAACCGTGTGGAATTCTCATCAGGAGAGAGCGGTGTTTCAAAAAGACGATTATATTTGTCCTCCCAGAGAAAATGCCGGTATTACTCCGACTTTTTTATACGAGGAAATAGCCAGAAATATTTCGGAGCGGTCCGGACGCGGAAAAGATTAA
- a CDS encoding Hsp20/alpha crystallin family protein yields the protein MNMNKRSFFDRLTGNYSDDAEELGKFERKNKAVAKEDDWMSGDSEEGQLTVDMYQKPNEIVIEAMIAGVKPEDLDISVTKDMITVRGKRQQAREVTEENYYYKELYWGSFSRSILLPQEVDADAAEASTKDGVLIVRLPKIDRDKVQKLKIKHG from the coding sequence ATGAACATGAACAAAAGATCTTTTTTTGACAGACTCACCGGAAATTATTCCGACGACGCCGAAGAGCTGGGGAAATTCGAGCGCAAAAACAAAGCTGTCGCGAAAGAAGACGACTGGATGAGCGGAGACTCCGAAGAGGGACAACTTACGGTTGACATGTATCAAAAACCGAATGAAATCGTGATAGAAGCCATGATCGCAGGAGTAAAACCAGAGGATTTGGATATTTCGGTGACAAAAGACATGATAACGGTCCGGGGGAAAAGGCAGCAAGCAAGGGAAGTGACAGAAGAAAATTATTATTACAAAGAACTTTACTGGGGAAGTTTTTCCCGCTCAATACTTCTCCCGCAAGAAGTGGATGCCGATGCCGCGGAAGCTTCTACAAAAGACGGCGTGCTTATTGTCCGCCTGCCAAAAATAGACCGCGACAAGGTGCAAAAACTGAAGATAAAACACGGATAA